In Nitrospira sp., a single genomic region encodes these proteins:
- a CDS encoding glutamate mutase L, with translation MTASAPPKLSTAVPLNVIVATDCGSTTTKAILIEKIGEEYRQTYRGEAPTTVEAPFEDVTRGVLNAIAEIEELSGRKILDDDKIITPNRASQGDPKTGVDIYISTSSAGGGLQMMVTGVVQSMTGESAQRAALGAGAIVIDVLASNDGRLPHEKIERIRSMRPDMILMSGGTDGGAVTHVVEMAEYVAAAEPRPRFGATYKLPLIFAGNKDARSQVQRILGDKAALEITDNIRPVLEKENLAPARDKIHDLFLEHVMQQAPGYKKLMEMTGAPIMPTPAAVGVIMETIAKRERLNLIGVDIGGATTDVFSVFRGIFNRTVSANLGMSYSISNVLAEAGLSNIMRWVPFTIDEQTIRNRIKNKMIRPTTIPQTLDELQIEQAIAREALRLALIHHKSLASGLKGVQQERTISDMFEQQASGKTLIDMLQLDLIVGSGGILSHAPRRVQSMLMMVDAYEPLGFTALSVDSIFMMPHLGVLSTIDEKAAVDVFVRDCMVYLGTCIAPIGQGKDGESWMDCDIAFSDGSIIESHLKFGDLQVFPLESGATAKITARPAKQADLGAGPGVTITREVRGGVVGLMLDGRGRPVMLPGERTARAAALTKWFNAVNLYPVLDAEG, from the coding sequence ATGACCGCGTCTGCTCCTCCCAAGCTCTCCACAGCTGTGCCGTTGAACGTGATCGTCGCGACGGATTGCGGGAGCACGACGACCAAGGCCATCCTCATTGAAAAGATTGGCGAGGAATACCGGCAGACGTATCGCGGGGAAGCGCCGACGACCGTCGAGGCGCCATTCGAGGATGTCACGCGAGGGGTCCTGAATGCGATCGCCGAGATCGAGGAGCTTTCCGGGCGAAAGATTCTGGACGATGACAAGATCATCACGCCCAACCGCGCGAGCCAAGGCGATCCCAAGACGGGCGTCGATATCTACATTTCCACCAGCAGCGCGGGCGGCGGCTTGCAGATGATGGTCACAGGCGTCGTGCAGAGTATGACCGGGGAGAGTGCTCAACGAGCTGCGCTCGGCGCGGGAGCGATTGTCATCGATGTCTTGGCCTCCAACGATGGACGACTGCCGCATGAAAAAATCGAACGAATCCGATCCATGAGACCCGACATGATCCTGATGTCCGGCGGCACGGACGGCGGCGCCGTCACCCACGTCGTCGAAATGGCTGAATACGTGGCTGCCGCCGAGCCGCGTCCTCGATTCGGCGCGACCTACAAGCTACCCTTGATTTTTGCAGGTAACAAGGATGCTCGATCCCAGGTGCAGCGCATTCTCGGAGACAAGGCCGCTTTGGAGATCACCGACAACATCAGACCGGTCTTGGAAAAAGAGAATCTCGCGCCGGCGCGGGACAAAATCCATGACTTGTTTCTGGAGCATGTCATGCAGCAGGCGCCCGGCTACAAGAAGCTCATGGAGATGACGGGCGCTCCGATCATGCCGACTCCCGCGGCGGTCGGCGTCATCATGGAGACGATTGCGAAACGGGAACGGCTCAATCTGATCGGTGTCGACATCGGAGGCGCTACGACGGACGTGTTCTCGGTGTTCCGCGGAATATTTAACCGCACGGTCAGCGCCAATCTTGGGATGTCCTACAGTATTTCGAATGTGCTGGCCGAAGCGGGCTTGTCCAATATTATGCGGTGGGTGCCCTTCACGATCGACGAGCAGACCATCCGCAATCGCATCAAGAACAAGATGATTAGGCCGACGACCATCCCGCAGACGCTCGACGAGTTGCAGATCGAACAGGCGATCGCGCGGGAGGCGCTCAGGCTGGCATTGATCCATCACAAGTCTCTAGCAAGCGGGCTGAAAGGAGTGCAGCAGGAACGGACGATTTCCGACATGTTCGAGCAACAAGCATCTGGGAAGACGCTCATCGACATGTTGCAATTGGATCTGATTGTCGGCAGTGGCGGCATCCTGTCCCACGCTCCCCGTCGCGTGCAATCGATGCTGATGATGGTGGATGCTTACGAACCTCTCGGCTTCACCGCACTGTCGGTGGACAGTATTTTCATGATGCCTCATTTGGGAGTGCTGTCGACCATCGACGAGAAAGCGGCCGTGGACGTCTTTGTCCGGGATTGTATGGTCTACCTCGGCACGTGCATCGCTCCCATCGGCCAAGGAAAGGACGGGGAGTCTTGGATGGACTGTGACATCGCGTTCTCCGACGGCAGCATCATCGAATCTCATCTGAAATTCGGAGATCTTCAGGTGTTTCCGTTGGAATCCGGCGCCACGGCGAAAATCACCGCGCGTCCGGCCAAGCAGGCCGATCTCGGTGCCGGTCCGGGAGTCACGATCACTCGTGAGGTGCGGGGCGGTGTCGTCGGTCTCATGCTGGATGGGCGAGGTCGGCCTGTGATGCTTCCGGGCGAGCGGACTGCGCGCGCGGCGGCGTTGACGAAATGGTTCAACGCGGTCAATCTTTACCCAGTGCTGGATGCTGAGGGATGA
- the amrB gene encoding AmmeMemoRadiSam system protein B, whose product MTAGTPKDPAQYPVLRNLQFSPIKEGDDQFVVLWDPSGLSKDKLVLPLSYFFIIQHFDGEHSLQEIGGLYLKRFGEFLLPNKVEQLVADLESKLFLEGPRTDQARAEALQAYRQGPLRHAQFAGRSYEADGAKLRKQIDGFFTSKEGPDFKPSPNSGKPIRGLVVPTYDLKQAGPVYAWAYKELQEAQQPDVCVIVGTANAGLENIFAVTDKDFETPLGVVRADKAILGRLQAIVPEFFAEDIAHDSEHAIEFQLPFLQTNTGTTRPVTIVPILSSFSAMSLGNPSVRGTVDRFLAALRDAIVSSGKTACVIAAGELAHLGMRYGDSAPPTDFSFHRSMQHDLEMLKPVEELKPEEFAAYIVKENDQRRISGFSPIYCLLRLIQADKGQVLRYDRGITDQYNSTVTYASMSFH is encoded by the coding sequence ATGACGGCAGGCACTCCCAAAGATCCCGCACAGTATCCTGTGCTCCGAAACCTCCAGTTCTCTCCGATCAAGGAGGGGGACGATCAGTTTGTGGTACTGTGGGACCCAAGCGGGTTGAGCAAAGACAAGTTGGTGCTGCCGTTGAGTTATTTCTTTATTATCCAGCATTTTGACGGTGAACATTCCCTCCAGGAAATCGGCGGCTTGTACTTGAAGCGGTTCGGTGAGTTCCTTCTGCCGAATAAAGTCGAGCAGCTGGTTGCAGACTTGGAGTCAAAACTGTTTCTCGAGGGTCCGCGCACTGATCAAGCCAGAGCGGAGGCGCTTCAGGCATATCGACAAGGGCCCTTGCGCCATGCGCAGTTCGCCGGAAGAAGTTATGAGGCCGATGGCGCCAAGCTGCGAAAACAAATCGATGGATTCTTTACTTCGAAAGAAGGGCCGGACTTCAAACCTTCTCCAAACTCAGGAAAGCCGATCCGAGGACTGGTTGTGCCGACCTACGACTTGAAACAAGCGGGTCCGGTCTATGCCTGGGCCTATAAAGAACTACAGGAAGCGCAACAACCGGACGTTTGCGTGATCGTCGGCACCGCCAACGCGGGACTTGAGAATATCTTTGCCGTCACGGACAAAGACTTTGAAACGCCGCTCGGCGTCGTGCGGGCGGACAAAGCCATATTGGGTCGGCTTCAAGCGATCGTGCCGGAGTTTTTTGCCGAAGACATCGCGCATGACTCGGAACATGCCATCGAGTTCCAATTGCCGTTTCTTCAAACCAATACCGGCACCACGAGGCCGGTGACCATCGTGCCGATTCTCTCCTCATTTTCCGCGATGAGCCTCGGCAACCCATCTGTGCGAGGAACAGTCGATCGTTTTCTGGCGGCGTTGCGAGACGCGATCGTGTCGTCGGGGAAAACCGCTTGCGTGATTGCGGCGGGAGAGTTAGCCCATCTCGGCATGCGCTACGGCGACAGCGCGCCGCCCACCGACTTTTCGTTTCACCGGTCGATGCAGCACGATCTCGAAATGCTGAAGCCGGTGGAAGAACTCAAGCCGGAAGAGTTCGCCGCCTACATCGTGAAGGAAAACGACCAGCGCCGCATTTCCGGGTTCTCGCCCATCTATTGCCTGCTTCGGCTCATCCAAGCCGACAAGGGGCAGGTGCTCCGCTACGACCGCGGCATTACCGATCAATACAACTCCACAGTCACCTACGCCAGCATGAGCTTCCACTAG
- a CDS encoding energy transducer TonB translates to MPVEQVTATPVETAIHRPQVQSVESPMAVVQAARTTTVVETSQRGSEVVTETAPVTENALMEETAPATEQVAVAHQPAVMPRESATQSDSPVVEEKTVQHRVVQYRKVQADYGWLRDTLWNRIQELKRYPALARSNHWEGKVVVAAVIREDGTVVGLRIAESSGRPILDQEALSVMRQASPLTLKHPLGKPQVTILIPISYRLDG, encoded by the coding sequence ATGCCCGTTGAACAGGTAACGGCCACGCCGGTTGAGACTGCGATCCACCGCCCCCAGGTACAGAGCGTCGAAAGTCCGATGGCTGTGGTGCAGGCGGCAAGGACCACGACGGTTGTTGAGACCAGTCAGAGGGGGTCTGAAGTCGTGACGGAAACTGCGCCGGTGACCGAAAACGCGTTAATGGAGGAGACCGCACCAGCGACGGAACAAGTGGCCGTCGCGCATCAGCCTGCCGTGATGCCGCGCGAGTCTGCTACACAATCGGATTCCCCAGTGGTAGAAGAAAAGACTGTGCAGCACCGTGTTGTGCAATATCGGAAAGTCCAGGCGGATTACGGGTGGCTTCGAGACACTCTCTGGAATCGGATTCAGGAATTAAAGCGCTATCCGGCGCTGGCAAGGAGCAATCACTGGGAAGGGAAGGTTGTCGTTGCGGCGGTCATCCGTGAGGATGGAACTGTCGTCGGACTGCGTATCGCCGAAAGTTCAGGCCGGCCCATTCTCGACCAGGAAGCGCTTTCGGTTATGAGACAGGCATCACCGCTGACACTCAAGCATCCCTTAGGGAAGCCGCAGGTCACGATTCTTATTCCCATCAGTTATCGATTGGATGGATAG
- a CDS encoding zinc transporter ZupT: MDLIGLGAIAGVIPVYLGIFVALFLGRVLPRSWEGLLIGVATGVLAYLFFDLMHEAIELTGARDAVSWMVFLGSLGVSLVGLVSLESSQIFGGKTGNRMLSLPYMIALGMGFHNLGEGLAIGASYANGEWVLSALLVAGFALHNGTEGFGIVGAAGKAPMTGKDIFVLGLLAGAPTCLGALLSGQGLSSYFTISFYAMAAGSLFYVILSLTAISYTVTRRLQVASGVFLGISLMYITAMVLTLVGGIRT, from the coding sequence ATGGATCTCATAGGGCTCGGTGCAATCGCCGGTGTCATCCCGGTCTATCTAGGAATTTTCGTGGCGTTGTTTTTGGGGCGAGTGCTGCCTCGGTCGTGGGAAGGGTTGCTCATCGGGGTGGCTACCGGCGTGTTGGCCTATCTTTTTTTCGACCTCATGCACGAAGCGATTGAACTGACAGGCGCCCGTGATGCAGTCTCATGGATGGTTTTTCTGGGGAGCCTCGGAGTCAGTCTGGTCGGCTTGGTCTCGTTAGAGTCCAGCCAAATATTCGGGGGAAAAACCGGGAATCGCATGCTCTCCCTTCCTTACATGATTGCGCTGGGCATGGGCTTCCACAATCTTGGAGAGGGATTGGCGATCGGGGCGAGCTACGCGAATGGTGAATGGGTGCTGAGCGCGCTGCTCGTGGCAGGGTTTGCACTCCATAACGGGACAGAGGGGTTCGGAATTGTGGGTGCCGCGGGCAAAGCACCGATGACCGGGAAAGATATATTCGTGCTCGGGCTCCTGGCTGGGGCTCCAACGTGCTTGGGAGCGCTCTTAAGCGGGCAGGGGCTCTCGTCGTACTTCACAATTTCATTCTATGCGATGGCCGCTGGTTCGCTTTTCTATGTCATTCTCTCGCTGACCGCCATCTCTTATACGGTCACGCGCCGACTACAGGTTGCCTCAGGCGTTTTTCTGGGCATCAGCCTCATGTACATCACCGCGATGGTTCTCACGCTGGTCGGCGGAATTCGCACTTAA